From one Formosa sediminum genomic stretch:
- the trmB gene encoding tRNA (guanosine(46)-N7)-methyltransferase TrmB, whose product MGSKNKLKRFRENETFNNVFQPTREELVNNTFALKGNWNKKVFKNSNPLVLELGCGKGEYSVGLAQKFPNKNFVGIDIKGARFWRGAKTAIEENITNVAFLRTQIELIEYAFAENEVDEIWITFPDPQIKYKRTKHRMTNSSFLEKYKAVLKPEGVVNLKTDSEFMHGYTLGLLHGAGHEVLYANHDVYKQEGSPEEVTEIQTFYESQYLEKGKAITYIRFKIK is encoded by the coding sequence GTGGGAAGTAAAAATAAGCTTAAGCGATTTAGAGAAAATGAAACTTTTAATAATGTGTTTCAGCCAACTCGTGAAGAATTAGTAAATAATACGTTTGCTCTTAAAGGAAACTGGAATAAAAAAGTATTTAAAAATAGCAATCCTTTAGTTCTAGAATTGGGTTGTGGCAAAGGAGAATACTCTGTTGGATTGGCTCAAAAATTTCCAAACAAAAATTTTGTAGGTATTGATATAAAAGGTGCTAGATTTTGGAGAGGAGCAAAGACTGCAATAGAAGAAAATATTACTAACGTTGCTTTTTTAAGAACACAAATTGAATTAATTGAATATGCTTTTGCAGAAAATGAAGTTGATGAAATTTGGATTACTTTCCCCGATCCACAAATAAAATATAAGCGTACTAAGCATAGAATGACAAATAGTTCATTTTTAGAAAAATATAAAGCCGTTTTAAAACCAGAAGGTGTTGTTAATTTAAAAACAGACAGCGAGTTTATGCATGGGTATACCTTAGGACTATTACATGGTGCAGGCCATGAGGTATTGTATGCAAATCATGATGTTTATAAACAAGAAGGAAGTCCAGAAGAAGTAACCGAAATCCAAACGTTTTACGAATCTCAGTATCTAGAGAAAGGTAAAGCGATTACTTATATTAGATTTAAAATAAAATAA
- a CDS encoding LysE family transporter: MNITLIFFLGFIVSLVGVIPPGLLNMTAAKISLKEGFTRGVVFSIGACIIVLLQTFIAAIFARYLTKHPDVVNVLQRVALVIFILISLYFFFIAKGDGDLKNDKIPEVRSKSSRFFQGILMSALNMFPIPFQAYMSVTLASFGWLTFEHTDIFAYVFGAAMGSFVMLYMYMVFFDKIENTTFKSQKNMNRFIGGITALVALVTLIHVIRDVI; this comes from the coding sequence TTGAATATTACGCTAATCTTTTTTTTAGGCTTTATTGTGTCTTTGGTAGGAGTTATTCCGCCTGGACTTTTAAACATGACTGCTGCAAAAATTAGTTTAAAAGAAGGGTTTACGCGTGGTGTTGTGTTTTCAATTGGCGCTTGTATTATTGTATTATTACAAACCTTTATTGCTGCCATTTTTGCTAGGTATTTAACCAAACACCCCGATGTTGTTAATGTGTTACAACGCGTAGCTTTGGTTATTTTTATTTTAATCTCTTTATACTTTTTTTTTATTGCAAAAGGAGATGGCGATCTTAAAAATGATAAAATCCCTGAAGTACGCAGTAAAAGTAGTCGATTTTTTCAAGGCATATTAATGTCTGCATTAAATATGTTTCCAATTCCTTTCCAAGCCTACATGAGCGTGACTTTAGCATCTTTTGGATGGTTAACGTTTGAGCATACAGATATTTTTGCATATGTATTTGGGGCTGCAATGGGGTCTTTTGTAATGCTCTACATGTATATGGTTTTTTTCGATAAGATAGAAAACACAACATTTAAATCCCAAAAAAACATGAATCGCTTTATTGGAGGTATTACTGCTTTAGTAGCATTAGTAACACTAATACATGTAATAAGAGATGTGATATGA
- a CDS encoding MGMT family protein, translating into MKPETLRFFDRVYEVVKQIPYGKVTNYGAIARYLGAAKSARIVGYAMNASHNMDDVPAHRVVNRNGLLTGKFHFEGTNLMQQLLESEGVLIKNNQVQNLDTYFWDPSKALKDLEP; encoded by the coding sequence ATGAAACCAGAAACACTTCGTTTTTTTGACCGTGTGTATGAGGTAGTAAAGCAAATTCCTTATGGAAAAGTTACAAATTATGGCGCTATAGCTAGATATTTAGGAGCAGCAAAAAGTGCAAGAATTGTGGGGTATGCGATGAATGCTTCCCATAATATGGACGATGTTCCTGCGCATCGCGTTGTTAATAGAAACGGCTTATTAACCGGAAAATTTCATTTTGAAGGCACTAACCTTATGCAGCAATTGTTAGAAAGTGAAGGTGTTCTAATTAAAAATAATCAAGTGCAAAACCTAGATACTTATTTCTGGGATCCTTCCAAAGCTTTAAAGGATTTAGAACCATAG
- a CDS encoding M1 family metallopeptidase, producing the protein MKFNIAFVLLCCCLWSCKKDSKTHFKIEPGVSLELAQHRKKVISNTHYHLSFKLPANQTAPIPANLDLSFNLSEVNGPLVLDFSPNNTVKPEVFLITGPIEVTFKDEHLIIPKRYLKTGRNEFKIKFQAGDQYLNRTDKYLYTLSVPDHARALFPCFDQPNLKATFKLDLVTPHHWQVLSATTPGFKSKTEEHTTHVFETSDLMSTYLFSFVAGEFNEITKDNHRFLFREQDSLKITESLDPIFNLHEKAIVFLEDYTNYEFPFKKLDFAAIPFFPFGGMEHVGAIQYKESSLFFEDYMPKLTHWNRANLIAHEVSHMWFGNLVTMDWFDDVWLKEVFANFMAAKVVNPNFPELNFDLLTLVTKTPRAYAVDRTLGTNAIRQDLDNLNNAGSLYGGIIYNKAPIMMKQLEMLLGEEQFQQGLQDYIKSYANSNATWNDLVTIFDEKSDADIKAWSEVWVNKSSRPVFAHDFKYTNNNISSLALHQYAEDGSENLWPQQLEIALIYKDSIAKRTTYVNQSTQFLDVLEGLPKPETIVYNSDGAGYGVFPVDVNTALTSFKIEDDVVRASNYINIYENALSGKIPVQTALQTFFNGLQHETNELIIGMISSNFGSLYWDFLSESERVKLQPEFAEALWERLNSTLSTSIKKSVYSAFSNIAYTGESLEQLYAIWHKDVVIDSLKLNEKDFTNLAMNLALYNHPKHDAILKSAVTQISSTDDKERFQYLLPALALDNEVRKAMFLSFKAVENRKNTSWVATANHYIHHPLHQKDAVKYLALSLDALEDVKATSDLFFPLKWLNSTIGKYQSKEAKALLDKYLKANPNLNTQLKAKILQATDNLRRYQEMIKD; encoded by the coding sequence ATGAAATTTAATATTGCTTTTGTACTCCTATGTTGTTGTTTATGGTCTTGTAAAAAAGACTCTAAAACACATTTTAAAATTGAACCTGGTGTGTCTCTAGAATTAGCACAGCACAGAAAAAAAGTAATTTCTAATACTCATTACCATTTAAGTTTTAAGTTACCAGCGAACCAAACAGCTCCTATCCCAGCAAACTTAGATTTAAGTTTTAATTTGAGTGAGGTTAATGGCCCTTTAGTTTTAGATTTTAGTCCCAATAATACTGTGAAACCCGAAGTGTTTTTGATTACAGGTCCTATTGAAGTGACTTTTAAAGATGAGCATCTTATTATTCCAAAGCGGTATTTGAAAACGGGTAGAAATGAATTTAAAATAAAATTTCAAGCGGGCGATCAGTACTTAAACAGAACTGATAAATATTTATATACTTTATCTGTACCAGATCATGCTCGGGCTTTATTTCCGTGTTTTGATCAGCCAAATTTAAAAGCCACTTTTAAGTTAGATCTTGTAACACCTCATCATTGGCAAGTGTTAAGTGCAACCACACCTGGTTTTAAAAGCAAAACAGAAGAACATACAACTCACGTTTTTGAAACTTCAGATTTAATGAGCACGTATTTATTTTCGTTTGTAGCAGGAGAATTTAATGAGATTACTAAAGATAATCACCGTTTTTTATTTAGAGAACAAGATTCGCTTAAAATAACAGAGAGTTTAGATCCTATTTTTAATTTACACGAAAAGGCTATAGTTTTCTTAGAAGATTATACGAATTACGAATTTCCGTTTAAAAAGTTAGACTTCGCTGCTATTCCATTTTTTCCTTTTGGAGGGATGGAGCATGTTGGGGCAATACAGTATAAAGAATCTTCTTTATTTTTTGAAGATTATATGCCTAAACTTACACATTGGAATCGGGCTAATTTAATAGCTCACGAGGTGTCTCATATGTGGTTTGGAAATTTAGTGACAATGGATTGGTTTGACGATGTGTGGCTAAAAGAAGTTTTTGCAAATTTTATGGCAGCCAAAGTTGTAAATCCTAATTTTCCAGAATTAAATTTTGATCTTTTAACCTTAGTAACTAAAACGCCTAGAGCATATGCTGTAGATCGTACTTTGGGTACAAATGCAATTCGTCAGGATTTAGATAACCTTAACAATGCAGGAAGTTTGTACGGCGGTATTATATATAATAAAGCTCCAATTATGATGAAACAGTTAGAAATGCTTTTGGGAGAAGAGCAATTTCAACAGGGACTACAAGATTATATTAAATCGTATGCCAATAGTAATGCCACTTGGAATGATTTGGTAACAATTTTCGATGAAAAATCTGATGCTGATATAAAAGCTTGGAGTGAAGTTTGGGTAAATAAATCTAGTCGTCCTGTGTTTGCACACGATTTTAAATATACAAATAATAACATATCTTCTCTTGCATTACACCAATACGCAGAAGATGGCAGTGAGAATTTGTGGCCACAACAATTAGAAATTGCCTTAATTTATAAAGATTCAATTGCGAAGCGAACTACTTATGTTAATCAAAGCACTCAGTTTTTAGACGTTTTAGAGGGGTTACCAAAACCAGAAACAATTGTCTATAATAGTGATGGTGCTGGTTATGGTGTTTTTCCTGTAGATGTGAACACTGCCTTAACTAGCTTTAAGATAGAAGACGATGTGGTTAGAGCTTCTAACTATATAAATATTTACGAGAATGCACTGTCGGGAAAGATACCAGTTCAGACTGCATTACAAACATTTTTTAATGGCTTGCAACATGAAACTAACGAATTAATTATTGGCATGATTAGTTCAAATTTTGGAAGCTTATATTGGGACTTTTTAAGCGAATCTGAGCGTGTAAAACTTCAGCCAGAATTTGCAGAGGCGTTATGGGAACGTCTAAACTCAACATTATCAACATCCATAAAAAAGAGTGTGTATTCAGCATTTTCTAATATAGCATATACAGGCGAAAGTTTAGAACAATTATACGCGATATGGCATAAGGATGTGGTTATAGATAGTTTAAAATTAAACGAAAAAGATTTTACAAATTTAGCGATGAATTTAGCTCTCTATAATCATCCAAAACATGACGCTATTTTAAAATCTGCAGTTACACAAATTTCTAGTACAGACGACAAAGAACGATTTCAATATTTATTACCAGCCTTAGCTTTAGATAATGAAGTACGTAAAGCCATGTTTCTATCTTTTAAAGCAGTAGAGAATAGAAAAAACACAAGTTGGGTTGCAACAGCTAACCATTATATTCATCATCCATTACATCAAAAGGATGCTGTAAAATATCTGGCTTTAAGTTTGGATGCTTTAGAGGATGTAAAGGCAACAAGCGATTTATTTTTTCCGTTAAAATGGTTAAACTCTACTATTGGTAAATATCAATCTAAAGAAGCAAAAGCGTTGCTAGATAAATATTTAAAAGCAAATCCAAATTTAAACACCCAGTTAAAAGCTAAAATTTTACAAGCCACAGATAATTTAAGACGTTATCAAGAGATGATTAAGGATTAA
- a CDS encoding Mrp/NBP35 family ATP-binding protein — translation MKIQKEDVLKALQTITVPGEGQNMVESGAVKNVIVFGDEVVVDITIANPSLQAKKRTEVDILKTIHDLVYEKAKIKVNLKVDAPAAQPKNEIKGKKIPGIKNIVAVASGKGGVGKSTVTANLAVTLSKMGFNVGVLDADIYGPSMPIMFDVEAERPLAVTIDGKSKMKPVENYGVKVLSIGFFTKPDQAVVWRGPMAAKALNQMIFDAHWGELDFLLLDLPPGTGDIHLSIMQSLPITGAVVVSTPQNVALADAKKGVAMFQQESINVPVLGIIENMAYFAPEELPDNKYYIFGEAGAKHLADDLKVPFLGELPLVQSIREAGDVGRPAALQTATILEQSFEKLTQNVVQEVVRRNSDLPPTEAIKITTMAGCSAVKK, via the coding sequence ATGAAGATACAAAAAGAAGATGTTTTAAAAGCATTGCAAACCATTACTGTACCTGGAGAAGGACAAAATATGGTTGAAAGTGGTGCTGTTAAAAATGTAATAGTTTTTGGTGACGAAGTTGTTGTAGATATAACCATTGCAAACCCAAGCTTACAAGCAAAAAAAAGAACCGAAGTAGATATTTTAAAAACCATTCACGATTTAGTATACGAGAAAGCTAAAATTAAAGTGAATTTAAAAGTAGACGCTCCGGCAGCACAACCTAAAAATGAAATTAAAGGGAAAAAAATTCCTGGAATAAAAAATATAGTTGCCGTAGCCTCGGGTAAAGGCGGTGTAGGAAAATCTACAGTAACAGCAAATTTAGCGGTAACCCTATCAAAAATGGGCTTTAATGTAGGTGTTTTAGATGCAGATATCTACGGGCCATCTATGCCAATTATGTTTGATGTAGAAGCAGAACGCCCATTAGCAGTTACAATTGATGGTAAATCAAAAATGAAACCCGTAGAAAATTACGGCGTTAAAGTATTGTCTATCGGATTTTTTACAAAGCCAGACCAAGCCGTAGTTTGGAGAGGGCCAATGGCAGCAAAAGCCTTAAATCAAATGATTTTTGATGCACATTGGGGCGAATTAGATTTCTTATTATTAGACTTACCTCCAGGAACTGGGGACATTCATTTAAGTATTATGCAATCGCTACCAATTACTGGAGCAGTTGTTGTAAGTACACCTCAAAATGTAGCGTTAGCCGATGCTAAAAAAGGAGTCGCTATGTTTCAACAAGAAAGCATTAATGTTCCTGTATTAGGTATCATAGAAAATATGGCCTATTTTGCACCTGAAGAATTACCAGATAATAAATATTATATTTTTGGTGAAGCGGGTGCAAAACATTTGGCAGACGATTTAAAAGTGCCATTTTTAGGAGAATTACCTCTAGTACAAAGTATACGCGAAGCAGGAGACGTTGGACGACCAGCAGCATTGCAAACCGCAACAATTTTAGAACAATCTTTCGAGAAGTTAACTCAAAATGTTGTACAAGAAGTTGTTAGACGTAATAGTGATTTACCTCCAACAGAAGCAATTAAAATTACAACTATGGCTGGTTGTTCAGCAGTTAAAAAATAA
- a CDS encoding NifU family protein, whose protein sequence is MTSEEIKLNVEKALDEIRPFLESDGGDISLISIEDDKLVRVQLQGACVGCSVNQMTLKSGVEMTIKKYVPQIEQVINVE, encoded by the coding sequence ATGACTTCAGAAGAAATAAAATTAAACGTTGAAAAAGCGTTAGACGAAATTCGCCCGTTTTTAGAAAGTGATGGTGGAGATATCTCTTTAATTTCTATTGAAGATGATAAATTGGTTCGTGTACAACTGCAAGGCGCATGTGTAGGGTGTAGTGTAAACCAAATGACGCTAAAGTCGGGGGTAGAAATGACTATTAAAAAATACGTGCCGCAGATTGAACAAGTGATAAATGTAGAATAA